In the genome of Eriocheir sinensis breed Jianghai 21 chromosome 56, ASM2467909v1, whole genome shotgun sequence, one region contains:
- the LOC126984211 gene encoding uncharacterized protein LOC126984211, translating to MKALVVAAALLCCDAALVQHRLWKTYLNFHNTDPAVLRISKPEINLVETYNTVTIPKEVPESVPVSRVPSPVLIKRLDAPHIDEEEFLLDEQDPAHRKSPVPVPVPVLLSGKLVESPKEPPVSAPGKDLASDVPVNYQQSASSSVSLPIMVVAAVPEPLEAPEPPMPSITVPFVGGQFHSQDELKQYSFGHWGGLSTRVETKDALGRTHGSFAYVNPLGDVHVRKYAAAPSMGFKVAASDLPIDTPEVATLKAAHERAHLNFLSLREEVI from the exons ATGAAGGCTCTG gttGTTGCCGCGGCGTTGCTCTGCTGTGACGCAGCCCTAGTACAGCATCGCCTCTGGAAGACATATCTGAACTTTCACAACACAGACCCGGCAGTGCTCAGAATATCCAAGCCAGAAATTAACCTTGTTGAAACGTATAATACAGTGACAATCCCCAAGGAAGTACCGGAGTCAGTGCCTGTCTCGCGCGTGCCCTCCCCCGTCTTAATAaaacgtcttgatgctccccacATCGACGAGGAAGAGTTCCTGCTGGATGAACAGGACCCAGCCCATCGGAAGTCTCCAGTCCCAGTTCCTGTTCCTGTCCTCCTAAGCGGAAAGCTCGTTGAAAGTCCCAAGGAGCCCCCCGTTTCTGCCCCTGGGAAGGATTTGGCTTCTGATGTGCCTGTCAACTATCAACAGAGTGCCTCAAGCAGCGTCTCCTTGCCAATAATGGTGGTAGCGGCTGTCCCTGAGCCCCTGGAAGCTCCAGAGCCTCCTATGCCTTCCATCACTGTGCCCTTCGTGGGCGGCCAGTTCCACTCTCAGGATGAGCTGAAACAGTACTCCTTTGGTCATTGGGGTGGTCTCAGTACTCGTGTGGAGACCAAGGATGCTCTGGGCCGTACCCATGGCAGCTTTGCCTATGTGAATCCTCTCGGAGATGTGCACGTAAGAAAGTACGCTGCGGCTCCCTCCATGGGCTTCAAAGTGGCTGCCTCTGACCTGCCCATCGATACGCCGGAGGTGGCTACTCTCAAGGCTGCCCACGAGCGAGCTCATCTTAACTTTTTGTCTTTAAGAGAGGAAGTTATCTGA